The genomic DNA TGTTCTGGATTAAGTTTTTCAAAATAGCTCTGCATCAATAAGCCTGCCACCATACGTTGAAATCAAAAGTTTTCAAATATTTTTTACACTTAAACTTCTTATGAAAAAGCTTAACCTCTATTTTAGCCAACAAAAAAGGGCCCCTTTAAGGGGCCCTAAATAATTTACGACTTATTAATAATACTAATAACGTCTGTCGCCACCACGGCCTTTAAAACCACCGCCACTTTTTTTATTTTCTTGTTTTGCTTCATTCACTGTTATATTTCTACCGTCTAACTCTTTACCATTTAAAGTGTTAATAACATGAGTGAGATCTTCATTTTCACCAACTTCAACAAAAGCAAAACCTCTAGATCTGCCTGTTTCTCTATCAGTGATAACTTTTGCTGACACTACGCTGATTTCAAAAGATTCAATAAAAGATTGTAGTTCTGCCTCGTTGACATTATAGCTACAATTACCCACAAATATTTTTTTGTTCATTTGTTTTTCTACTTTCCTGTGGCTTTATACATAAGCCTTAATTAAAATTAACCTTAGCTTTGTTGGCTCGGATGAATGATCTATTAATGGATTGAATCAAATAAAAGAACGCTCAAGGTCGAGCTGGCAAATACTAAAAATCCTTTTATCCTGATAGCAAGCATTATGCAAGAATTATATTCACATAAAAAATCCTATAGAGGGCCTTATTAAACTGCTAAATAATCCCTTACCAGCTTATTTTGGAGCCATCCCAAGAAAAGAACAGGCCAGTTTCATTTGGACTTAGTCTGTTAATCAACTGTAGAATATTTTTACCGGCTTGTTCCGGTTGGTGAACGATATAGCTTTTAGCTGCATGCTTGATAAACGCCTTAGATAATTCGGTTTGAGTCGTTCCTGGGTGGATTGCTACAATCATACTGTTTTTATGCAGTCTTTTAAATTCAATTGACAGATTCTTAATGGCCATATTCAAGGCTGCTTTCGATATTCTATAAGCGTACCAGCCTCCTAAACGATTATCAGAGATGCTCCCTACTTTGGCTGAAATTGCAACAAATTTTGGGCTTTCACTCTTAAGTAACAATGATTTTAAGGTTTTTGCCAATAGCAAGGTTGGGATTGTATTGAGTGTAAAACAATGGCTTAATGATTCAGAACTTAACTCCTCAACCTTTCTTTCTGGAAAGGTCACTCCATCATCCAAAACCCCAATACAGTTAATACACAGATCTATTTTTTCTGTTTCAGATACAATACTATCCAATAAATAGCTGTAATTATTACTTTTTATTGCATCAAATACTAGGCATTTTAATTTTTCTGGATACTCTTGTGCCAGAGACAGTAAGTCTTGCGATTTATCCTCGGATCTATAGCTGGCATAAATCATATAATTGGCTTTGTCTTGAAGTAAATTTTTGACAAGCCCAAAACCAATACCTCGATTGGCCCCAATAATTAAAGCAACTTTTGTGTTTTTGTTCATAATGTAACTTTATTTAAAAACCTTTCTGCTTGGTTAAAAATGATCTCTTTTCTTTCATGTTTCATCTTATCTAAAAGTCTAGACATCATACTTAACCTAGGGTTTTGTGAAAAAAAATCTTTATGCTTAGCAATAAAACGCCAATACAAGCCATCGACAATATTACACCAATTACCCTTTTTATAGCCGCTCATTTTAAGCCAATAATTTGAAGAACATATATACGGTTTAGTGGCAAAGACCCCACCATCACTAAATAATGCCATTCCATAAACATTAGGTCCCATAACCCAGTCAGAACTATCAATAAACATTTCCATAAACCATTGATGAGCTTGTTTTGGTTCAATTTCGCATAAAACCATCATATTACCTAAAATCATTAAGCGCTCTATATGATGATTATAGCCTGTTCTTTGGGCTTTATGAATTGCATCGTCTAAAATTGGTATTCCAGTTGTGCCGTTATACCAATCTTTGCTTAATTTTCTATGATGCTGCCAGTAATTATGGTTTTCCTGATATTTTGAGAAGTTTTGATAAATGCCTCTGACAAACTCCCGCCAACCAATAATTTGACGAATGAAGCCCTCAATAGAATTTAAAGGCGTGGCATTTTTCATATGAAAGTCTAAAGTTTTCTCTATCAGTTCTTGCGGTGTGATTAAGCCTAGATTTAATCCTGGAGAAAGAATAGAGTGGAAAAGGTAGTCTCCTCGATCAGAAATAGCATCTTGATATTGACCAAAATCATCTAATTTTTTCTCCAAAAAGTATTGAATATATTGTTCATAGTGATTCTTATCTGTCCCGTATTCAAAGTTCCCATCTAATTGACCTGGATGATTTGAAAAATGTTGCTGGACTAAGTTGATAACCGCATCCACATGCTTGGATTTTTTAATCACAGGAAATG from Oligoflexia bacterium includes the following:
- a CDS encoding cryptochrome/photolyase family protein, coding for MEKVFVILGNQLFPEQYIEPYKEYQFYMAEDYGLCTYVKHHKKKLVLFLAAMRGYYDRLKRLGYQVSYCHLQKDGQSYEERLLKHFPNLKQIISFEIEDKFFEKRITQLCQLKSIDWQQLPSPMFSCSRDKFSSYLLRHKKPFMKTFYQEQRRDLNILLDKQQNPQGEQWSFDTENRKKIGKEVKIPQPFPVIKKSKHVDAVINLVQQHFSNHPGQLDGNFEYGTDKNHYEQYIQYFLEKKLDDFGQYQDAISDRGDYLFHSILSPGLNLGLITPQELIEKTLDFHMKNATPLNSIEGFIRQIIGWREFVRGIYQNFSKYQENHNYWQHHRKLSKDWYNGTTGIPILDDAIHKAQRTGYNHHIERLMILGNMMVLCEIEPKQAHQWFMEMFIDSSDWVMGPNVYGMALFSDGGVFATKPYICSSNYWLKMSGYKKGNWCNIVDGLYWRFIAKHKDFFSQNPRLSMMSRLLDKMKHERKEIIFNQAERFLNKVTL
- a CDS encoding RNA-binding protein, with amino-acid sequence MNKKIFVGNCSYNVNEAELQSFIESFEISVVSAKVITDRETGRSRGFAFVEVGENEDLTHVINTLNGKELDGRNITVNEAKQENKKSGGGFKGRGGDRRY
- a CDS encoding SDR family NAD(P)-dependent oxidoreductase — its product is MNKNTKVALIIGANRGIGFGLVKNLLQDKANYMIYASYRSEDKSQDLLSLAQEYPEKLKCLVFDAIKSNNYSYLLDSIVSETEKIDLCINCIGVLDDGVTFPERKVEELSSESLSHCFTLNTIPTLLLAKTLKSLLLKSESPKFVAISAKVGSISDNRLGGWYAYRISKAALNMAIKNLSIEFKRLHKNSMIVAIHPGTTQTELSKAFIKHAAKSYIVHQPEQAGKNILQLINRLSPNETGLFFSWDGSKISW